A DNA window from Xanthocytophaga agilis contains the following coding sequences:
- a CDS encoding phytanoyl-CoA dioxygenase family protein has protein sequence MKFAFSIDGTPYSYDLEGDFFWGKDSILFREEGNLIEKSTWKDRGYEILSFMDISLGKTLQHEVKRIIQSIFAELEIELPVTFKIEDYHQYIDTQELHQKVIQKTRWLTRSDFQIDWNALCQKASDFLQQPVNFNNPLLKDEIIILRISRPRSLDINPLHRDGYLDLWENVINLWLPIAGCNEHSSLPVLPGSHLWNEKDILRTGNKGASINGLTYHVPGIVKANYPLDMIRPNPQPGEALVFTPYLIHGSALNLNLNQTRFSLELRLSDQRKK, from the coding sequence ATGAAGTTTGCCTTTTCTATTGATGGAACACCTTATAGCTATGATCTTGAAGGAGATTTCTTCTGGGGGAAGGATAGCATCTTATTTCGTGAGGAAGGAAATTTAATTGAAAAGTCCACATGGAAAGATAGAGGATATGAAATTCTTTCTTTTATGGATATATCCCTGGGAAAGACATTACAACATGAAGTCAAACGAATCATACAATCTATCTTTGCTGAACTAGAAATTGAACTCCCTGTTACTTTTAAAATTGAAGATTATCATCAGTATATTGATACACAGGAACTTCATCAAAAGGTAATACAAAAAACACGCTGGCTAACCCGATCTGATTTTCAGATAGACTGGAATGCACTCTGTCAGAAAGCCAGCGATTTTTTACAACAACCTGTGAATTTTAACAATCCATTATTAAAAGATGAAATTATTATTCTCAGAATCAGTCGGCCTAGATCGCTTGATATCAATCCTCTGCATCGGGACGGATATCTGGACTTATGGGAAAATGTAATCAACTTATGGCTACCCATAGCAGGTTGTAATGAACATTCTTCTCTGCCTGTACTACCTGGTAGCCATTTGTGGAATGAAAAAGATATTTTACGTACTGGCAATAAAGGAGCATCCATTAACGGACTTACTTATCATGTGCCCGGTATTGTGAAAGCTAACTATCCCTTGGATATGATACGCCCTAATCCACAGCCAGGCGAAGCATTGGTATTTACACCATACCTAATTCATGGCTCTGCCCTAAATCTTAATTTGAATCAGACACGGTTTTCGTTAGAACTTCGTTTATCTGATCAGCGAAAGAAATAA
- a CDS encoding DoxX family membrane protein, producing MMDFYQKPQSARLYLCTITIKTNFMETNNHELAYLLLRATLGVNFFLHGFIRIYNGVSGFKEWMIKNFEGTLLTSGLVSPFASILPYLEALLGLLLLTGLLTRLSLTTGFLLMICLISGLCIKQDWHTVGIQMIYVIFFFILIWNLQFNRYSLDKLFSIR from the coding sequence ATGATGGATTTTTACCAGAAGCCTCAATCTGCCAGGCTCTACCTTTGTACTATCACAATCAAAACAAACTTTATGGAAACCAACAATCACGAACTTGCCTATTTACTGCTAAGAGCTACTTTAGGAGTAAATTTCTTTTTACATGGCTTTATACGCATTTACAATGGTGTATCCGGATTCAAAGAGTGGATGATTAAAAACTTTGAAGGCACATTGCTTACATCAGGACTTGTATCACCATTTGCCTCTATTCTGCCCTATCTGGAAGCCCTGCTAGGACTTTTGTTACTGACAGGCCTGCTTACACGTCTATCTCTCACAACGGGATTCCTGTTGATGATCTGTCTTATTTCAGGTTTGTGTATCAAGCAGGACTGGCATACAGTAGGAATTCAGATGATCTATGTGATCTTTTTCTTCATTCTAATCTGGAATCTCCAATTCAATCGTTATTCATTGGATAAACTTTTTTCTATTAGATAG
- a CDS encoding DEAD/DEAH box helicase → MTFQDFNFDTRLAEGLTAMGFTQPTPIQEQSIPLILENKDLIACAQTGTGKTAAYLLPILDKIVRAPEDKRHLNTLILAPTRELATQIDQQVEGLGYFTGVSSISVYGGGDGAAWSQQQKALLEGSDVVIATPGRLIALLQMKAIDFSRLQHLILDEADRMLDMGFYDDIIRIISYLPRKRQTLLFSATMPPKIRTLANTILIKPEQINISISKPAEGIRQEAYLAFDHQKVELIRHIFSGDSYASAVIFASTKEDVRNLAGELRKIGLQVKAFHSDLLQKERDEILREFKNKTLPVLIGTDILSRGIDVEGISLVVNFNVPHEPEDYIHRIGRTARAATTGTAITLINEKDQHKFASIERLIGREIDKVPLPAELGEGPVYHPPISVKKKFHKKRPYGKSGNKSGKKSVQNNKPN, encoded by the coding sequence TTGACTTTTCAGGATTTTAATTTCGATACAAGACTGGCAGAGGGGTTGACCGCAATGGGCTTTACTCAGCCAACTCCCATACAAGAACAAAGCATTCCTCTTATCTTAGAAAACAAGGATTTAATAGCTTGTGCCCAGACAGGTACAGGAAAAACAGCTGCCTATTTGCTGCCTATCCTTGATAAAATTGTGAGAGCCCCCGAAGATAAGCGGCATTTGAATACGCTCATTCTGGCGCCTACCCGTGAACTGGCAACTCAGATTGATCAGCAGGTAGAAGGATTAGGATATTTTACGGGTGTTAGCTCGATCTCTGTATATGGAGGTGGGGATGGTGCTGCCTGGAGCCAGCAGCAGAAGGCGTTATTGGAAGGCAGTGATGTTGTGATAGCCACTCCTGGCCGCCTGATTGCTTTATTACAGATGAAAGCGATTGACTTCTCCCGATTACAGCATTTGATTCTGGACGAAGCTGACCGGATGTTGGATATGGGATTTTATGATGATATTATCCGGATTATCAGTTATCTGCCCAGAAAACGTCAGACGTTGTTGTTTTCTGCTACTATGCCGCCCAAAATTCGGACACTGGCAAATACGATTCTGATAAAGCCTGAACAGATTAATATCTCTATCTCCAAACCAGCAGAAGGTATTCGTCAGGAAGCTTATCTGGCATTTGATCATCAGAAAGTAGAACTAATCCGACATATTTTTTCGGGTGATAGCTATGCCAGTGCTGTTATATTTGCTTCTACCAAAGAAGATGTACGAAACCTTGCAGGTGAACTGCGTAAGATTGGCCTTCAGGTGAAGGCGTTTCACTCTGATTTGTTGCAAAAAGAGCGTGATGAGATATTGCGGGAGTTTAAGAATAAAACGCTGCCCGTTTTGATTGGGACAGATATTCTGTCGCGAGGTATAGATGTAGAGGGTATTAGCTTAGTGGTAAACTTTAACGTGCCTCATGAACCAGAGGATTATATACACCGAATCGGTCGTACTGCCAGAGCTGCCACAACGGGAACAGCCATTACATTGATTAATGAGAAAGATCAGCATAAGTTTGCCTCTATTGAACGGTTGATTGGCCGGGAAATTGATAAAGTACCACTTCCTGCCGAATTAGGCGAGGGACCCGTATATCACCCTCCTATATCTGTAAAAAAGAAGTTTCACAAAAAACGGCCATATGGGAAATCAGGCAATAAATCAGGAAAGAAATCTGTACAAAACAATAAGCCGAACTAG
- a CDS encoding sugar phosphate isomerase/epimerase family protein encodes MSSPQTNRRTHLKQLSAVMGLSALPDLQPIEATAKPNFIYSLNMSTIRGQNLGFVKELEVASKAGFRSVEIWMDSLQTYLDKGGSLSDARKRISDLGLTIENAIGFAQWIVDDETTRQKGVEQLKREMDRLAQLGCHRTAAPPMGATQVPGLDLKRAAERYRTIVELGVKMTVIPQLELWGFSQNLSRLSEVSYVAVESGHPSARMLLDVYHLFKGGSSLDSLPLIGKTGIEVFHVNDYAASANPSTITDGDRVYTGDGVAPIGRILQALAPTDRPLVISLEVFNKNYYAQDALLVAQNALAKMKQVTKSL; translated from the coding sequence ATGTCCTCACCTCAGACGAACCGTCGCACACACCTCAAGCAGCTAAGTGCAGTAATGGGTCTTTCTGCACTGCCTGACTTGCAACCCATCGAAGCTACCGCAAAGCCCAACTTTATATACAGCCTGAATATGAGTACTATTCGGGGACAAAACCTCGGATTTGTCAAAGAATTGGAAGTGGCTTCCAAGGCAGGCTTTCGTTCAGTCGAAATCTGGATGGACTCTCTGCAAACTTATCTTGATAAAGGTGGGTCATTGTCAGATGCCCGAAAACGCATCTCTGATCTGGGACTGACAATTGAAAACGCCATCGGATTTGCTCAGTGGATTGTCGATGATGAGACTACACGGCAAAAGGGTGTAGAGCAGCTTAAACGCGAAATGGATAGGCTTGCTCAACTGGGATGCCATCGTACTGCAGCACCACCAATGGGAGCAACACAAGTACCCGGCCTGGATCTGAAACGTGCAGCAGAACGTTACCGAACTATTGTGGAACTAGGCGTCAAGATGACTGTAATACCTCAATTAGAACTATGGGGCTTTTCACAGAACCTGAGTCGTTTAAGTGAAGTATCCTATGTTGCTGTTGAAAGCGGACACCCTTCTGCCCGTATGTTACTGGATGTGTATCATTTGTTCAAAGGAGGTTCCAGCCTAGATAGTTTGCCATTAATTGGCAAAACGGGCATTGAAGTTTTTCATGTCAATGATTATGCTGCCTCTGCCAATCCTTCTACCATTACCGATGGCGACCGTGTTTACACAGGCGATGGCGTAGCTCCGATTGGTCGTATTTTACAAGCTCTGGCCCCAACTGATCGTCCATTGGTTATCTCACTGGAAGTATTCAATAAGAATTACTATGCTCAGGATGCTTTGCTGGTTGCACAGAATGCGCTAGCCAAAATGAAACAGGTAACAAAAAGTTTGTAG
- a CDS encoding glycosyltransferase family 2 protein — MSFLKDSDPLVTIICLCYNQERFVIEALQSVMNQTYSQIQLIVIDDGSTDNSASVIANFLSPYPSVTFLRLSQNIGMTKAFNKGLVLAEGEFIVDLAGDDVLHPERIEKQVHTFQQLDSSYGVVFSDAWLTDENSKVIGTFYKRNPEGILQENVPFGDIYMDMLHRYCVCAPTIMSRRQVYNDLQGYDETLVYEDFDFFIRSARKYKYWYLNELLTSYRQSPHSDSQKWYRKNHNPHLKSTLAVCRKAYEQNISEAENEALAHRVRYLLRQCFFTENFGLVKEYMDLLQTMHRPDIISQSITALARMRIRTGFLFFGYMNLRKLLTTRTR, encoded by the coding sequence ATGTCTTTTCTCAAAGATTCGGATCCGCTTGTTACCATTATATGTCTTTGTTACAATCAGGAACGATTTGTTATAGAAGCTCTTCAATCGGTTATGAATCAGACATACTCCCAGATTCAATTAATTGTAATTGACGACGGTAGTACAGACAATAGCGCATCTGTTATAGCAAATTTTCTATCACCCTACCCTTCTGTCACTTTTCTGCGGCTTAGTCAGAATATAGGTATGACCAAGGCATTTAACAAAGGCCTTGTACTAGCAGAAGGTGAATTTATTGTTGATCTAGCGGGAGATGATGTACTGCATCCTGAACGTATTGAAAAACAAGTACATACTTTTCAGCAACTGGATTCTTCTTACGGAGTAGTCTTCTCAGATGCCTGGTTGACAGACGAAAACTCTAAAGTTATAGGTACATTCTACAAACGTAATCCAGAAGGTATTCTGCAAGAGAATGTACCTTTCGGAGATATTTATATGGATATGCTTCATAGGTACTGCGTTTGTGCGCCAACTATCATGAGTCGTCGACAGGTATATAATGACCTGCAAGGTTATGATGAAACGCTGGTATATGAAGATTTTGACTTTTTTATCCGGTCTGCCCGAAAATATAAATACTGGTATCTGAATGAGTTGCTGACATCATATAGACAATCCCCCCACTCTGATTCTCAAAAATGGTATCGAAAAAATCATAATCCACACCTAAAATCTACCTTAGCTGTTTGTAGAAAAGCATATGAACAAAATATTTCTGAAGCAGAAAACGAAGCGCTGGCGCACAGAGTACGTTATCTGTTACGTCAATGCTTCTTTACAGAAAACTTTGGCTTGGTAAAGGAATACATGGACCTATTACAAACAATGCATCGCCCTGATATAATTTCCCAATCGATTACGGCATTGGCTCGAATGAGAATTCGTACAGGCTTTTTATTCTTTGGGTATATGAACCTCAGAAAGTTGCTTACTACCAGAACAAGATAA
- a CDS encoding CocE/NonD family hydrolase produces MLKNILTVFFLFILIIPVFGQASKEDSAFVRDNYTKLERQITMRDGIKLFTAIYVPKDKAQKYPFLMMRTPYSVGPYGEDKYPRRLGANSLLMREKYIFVYQDVRGRYMSEGNFEEMTPHKAVKKSKKETDESTDTYDTVEWLIKNVPGNNARVGLWGISYPGFYATASLPNAHPAIKAVSPQAPVTDEFIGDDAYHKGAFFLMDNFSFMNYFDSPRKGTVKEYEQLSQVEIKDAYEFYLNLGPLKNINQQYFKGKGKIWNEYLQNDTYNEYWKVRNIRTHLKNINPATLVVGGWFDAEDLFGALRTYEAIESQSPNNKNYLVMGPWTHGSWSREDWTRYGTHDFGQNTAKYYREQIETPFFNFFLKDKGTFTLPEATVFETGTNQWKQYEAFPPKKGTVKELYFLPGGNLSFEKSSEQTSFEEYISDPSKPVPYVDGTYSRRNNEYMTDDQRFASRRPDVLVYQTEVLTEDITLTGKLIADLFVSTTGTDADFVVKLIDVLPDNTPNPAPNPKGIQMAGYQRLVRAEVMRGRFRNSFEKPEAFVSGQVSQVMYELPDVAHTFPKGHRIMIQIQSSWFPLVDRNPQKYVEHIWEAQEADFQKATHRLYHSQQYPSHIKVTVIK; encoded by the coding sequence ATGCTCAAAAACATACTGACTGTATTTTTCTTATTTATTCTGATTATTCCTGTATTTGGACAAGCTAGCAAAGAAGACTCTGCCTTTGTCAGAGATAACTACACCAAACTGGAAAGGCAAATTACCATGCGGGATGGAATCAAACTCTTTACAGCTATCTATGTACCCAAAGATAAAGCTCAGAAATATCCGTTTCTGATGATGCGGACTCCTTATTCGGTAGGGCCTTATGGAGAAGACAAATATCCTCGTCGTCTGGGAGCTAACTCACTCCTTATGAGAGAGAAATATATTTTTGTATACCAGGATGTACGCGGACGCTATATGAGTGAAGGTAATTTTGAAGAAATGACACCTCATAAGGCAGTTAAAAAGTCAAAAAAAGAAACGGACGAAAGTACAGACACCTATGATACGGTTGAATGGCTGATAAAGAACGTTCCCGGCAATAATGCACGTGTTGGTCTTTGGGGAATTTCCTATCCAGGGTTTTATGCAACTGCTTCGTTACCGAATGCTCATCCAGCTATAAAGGCTGTTTCACCTCAGGCACCTGTGACAGATGAATTTATTGGTGATGATGCATACCACAAAGGAGCCTTTTTTCTGATGGATAACTTTTCGTTTATGAACTACTTTGATTCACCTCGGAAAGGAACTGTTAAAGAGTATGAACAACTATCTCAAGTAGAAATTAAAGATGCTTATGAGTTCTATCTCAATCTGGGGCCACTCAAAAATATAAATCAGCAATACTTTAAGGGAAAGGGTAAAATCTGGAATGAGTATCTGCAAAATGACACCTATAATGAATACTGGAAAGTCCGTAACATTCGTACTCACCTTAAAAATATAAACCCCGCCACACTGGTAGTAGGTGGATGGTTTGATGCAGAGGATTTGTTCGGCGCACTTCGCACCTATGAAGCAATTGAAAGCCAGTCTCCAAACAATAAAAATTACCTGGTGATGGGTCCTTGGACCCATGGTTCCTGGTCACGGGAAGACTGGACACGATATGGTACACACGATTTTGGCCAAAATACAGCTAAGTATTACCGCGAACAGATTGAAACACCGTTTTTCAATTTCTTTCTGAAAGACAAAGGAACCTTTACTCTTCCCGAAGCAACTGTTTTTGAAACTGGTACAAATCAATGGAAACAGTATGAGGCATTTCCTCCTAAAAAAGGAACAGTAAAAGAGTTGTACTTCTTACCTGGAGGCAATTTATCATTTGAAAAAAGCTCAGAACAAACCTCGTTTGAGGAATACATCAGTGATCCATCGAAACCTGTACCCTATGTAGATGGCACTTATTCCAGACGCAATAATGAATATATGACAGATGATCAGCGATTTGCGTCACGCCGTCCGGATGTGCTGGTTTATCAGACAGAGGTGCTTACTGAAGACATTACCCTCACAGGCAAACTAATAGCGGATTTGTTTGTATCTACGACAGGGACTGATGCAGACTTTGTTGTGAAACTGATTGATGTACTGCCTGACAATACACCTAATCCTGCTCCAAATCCCAAAGGTATTCAGATGGCCGGCTATCAACGACTGGTACGGGCAGAGGTGATGCGGGGACGATTCCGAAACAGCTTTGAAAAACCAGAAGCATTTGTGTCTGGCCAGGTGTCGCAGGTAATGTATGAATTACCAGATGTAGCACATACTTTTCCCAAAGGGCACCGGATCATGATTCAGATACAAAGCAGTTGGTTCCCATTGGTAGACCGCAATCCTCAGAAGTATGTAGAACACATCTGGGAGGCTCAGGAAGCAGATTTTCAGAAAGCGACCCATAGACTTTATCACAGTCAGCAATATCCCTCCCATATCAAAGTGACAGTTATCAAATAG
- a CDS encoding thioredoxin family protein, with protein sequence MKSVLLTFFAILAVSTQTYAQEKPKLYNPEANAQTEIQTAVKKAQAEGKHVFLQIGGNWCSWCLKFNKFSTTDTQLDSLFKASYVIVHVNYSKENQNLPVLEKLSYPQRFGFPVFVILNDKGDRIHTQNSAYLEKGDGYDKEKVFDFLSQWTKASLDPKHYQKKAN encoded by the coding sequence ATGAAATCTGTTCTTCTTACTTTTTTTGCAATACTAGCAGTCTCTACACAAACATATGCTCAGGAAAAACCAAAATTATATAATCCAGAAGCTAATGCGCAGACAGAAATACAGACTGCGGTAAAAAAAGCTCAAGCAGAAGGCAAACACGTATTTTTACAAATCGGAGGAAACTGGTGTTCATGGTGTTTAAAATTCAATAAATTCAGTACTACTGATACACAGTTAGATTCTTTATTCAAGGCGTCTTATGTTATTGTTCATGTAAATTACAGCAAAGAGAATCAGAATCTCCCTGTTTTGGAGAAATTGAGCTATCCTCAACGTTTTGGGTTTCCGGTATTTGTGATTCTGAATGACAAAGGAGACAGGATACACACACAGAACTCTGCTTATCTGGAAAAAGGAGATGGATATGATAAAGAGAAGGTATTTGATTTTCTGAGTCAATGGACAAAAGCATCTCTCGATCCTAAGCATTATCAGAAGAAAGCCAATTAA
- a CDS encoding AraC family transcriptional regulator: MKTYKQYELFKISRFETTEWKHPLHNHTYFEIIFIQNGNGWHTINDNRFPYKEGNVFLLTPGDYHTFEIETTTRFCYLKFTELYLKSNGFLPEQDEWFRQLEFILHTHNLLPGDVLRNEQDRILVTQLLEVLLHESDTRKMYSESIVQNCLKSMLDIIARNIIVKKEAVKQPDRDLLTELTTYVRRYIYEPEKLRIQHLAEQFNLSSNYIGIYFKRKMGESLQQYILQYKLKLIETRLLYSDRTISEIGYELGFTDESHLNKIFRKYKGMSPKAFRLQKRSV, from the coding sequence ATGAAGACTTACAAACAATACGAACTATTTAAGATTTCCCGGTTTGAAACAACAGAATGGAAACATCCTTTGCATAATCATACCTACTTTGAGATTATTTTTATTCAAAATGGCAATGGATGGCATACAATAAATGACAATCGCTTTCCATACAAAGAAGGAAATGTGTTTTTATTGACACCAGGTGACTATCATACATTTGAAATAGAAACAACTACCCGGTTTTGTTATTTGAAATTTACTGAGCTATATCTGAAAAGTAATGGATTTTTACCAGAGCAGGATGAGTGGTTTCGACAGCTTGAATTTATACTGCATACACATAATCTGCTTCCGGGTGATGTACTCAGAAACGAACAGGACAGAATACTAGTAACACAACTGCTGGAAGTGCTTTTACATGAGTCAGATACTAGGAAAATGTACTCAGAAAGCATTGTACAAAACTGTCTTAAAAGCATGCTGGATATCATAGCCCGAAATATTATAGTAAAGAAAGAAGCAGTAAAACAACCCGATCGTGATTTGCTGACCGAATTAACTACGTATGTAAGACGGTATATATATGAACCGGAGAAGCTTCGTATTCAACACCTAGCAGAACAGTTTAATCTTTCTTCCAACTACATTGGAATTTATTTTAAACGGAAAATGGGTGAATCTCTGCAACAGTACATTCTTCAATACAAACTGAAACTGATTGAAACCCGCTTGTTGTACAGTGACCGCACTATTTCAGAGATAGGCTATGAATTAGGATTTACTGATGAGAGTCATCTCAATAAAATTTTCCGAAAGTATAAAGGCATGAGTCCTAAAGCCTTTCGTTTACAAAAGAGATCGGTCTGA
- a CDS encoding zinc-binding metallopeptidase family protein, producing the protein MNTYTCKCNNTLHFENSQCVSCLREVGWCPECQGIRALEPIDGTSYTCLNCNTQLRKCTNYAVHQVCNRCVHDEGEHTHEFCDYCKFNDVIPDISNPKNKERWYLIEVAKRRLLYNLDILKLPYGTAAEGFELPLSFDFKEDIVVSDPSGSGTIEEKVYTGHADGKITINIAEADPVEREKLRVDFGEPHRTLIGHFRHEIAHYYWQLLVLGKCEDSFKQVFGDHENPSYTDAMNSYYQNGPKPNWQTDYISAYATMHPWEDFAETFGAYLDMVAVLDTAEHVALTINEPIENSGNELLNMLQRYELLGIKINEMNRTMGLLDLVPEVFTAGVVRKMQFIHWLVKKSSMLLRMPAQQTVGA; encoded by the coding sequence ATGAACACTTATACTTGTAAATGTAACAATACTCTTCACTTTGAAAATTCTCAATGTGTCTCTTGTTTAAGAGAGGTAGGCTGGTGTCCTGAATGTCAGGGAATAAGAGCTCTGGAGCCAATAGATGGTACATCATACACCTGCCTGAACTGTAACACACAATTACGTAAATGTACTAACTATGCTGTGCATCAGGTTTGTAATCGTTGTGTTCATGACGAAGGTGAACACACACATGAATTTTGCGATTATTGCAAGTTCAATGATGTCATTCCAGATATCAGCAATCCTAAAAATAAAGAACGTTGGTATCTGATAGAGGTTGCCAAACGAAGATTATTGTATAACCTGGATATTCTTAAGCTGCCTTATGGTACTGCAGCTGAAGGTTTCGAACTACCTCTTTCCTTTGATTTTAAAGAAGATATAGTTGTTTCAGACCCTTCAGGATCAGGAACAATTGAGGAAAAAGTATATACAGGTCATGCAGATGGTAAGATCACTATCAACATTGCTGAAGCAGATCCTGTAGAACGGGAAAAACTTCGGGTCGACTTTGGCGAACCACATAGAACCCTTATCGGCCACTTCCGACATGAGATTGCCCATTATTACTGGCAATTGCTGGTACTGGGCAAATGTGAAGATTCCTTTAAACAGGTGTTTGGAGATCATGAAAATCCGTCTTATACAGATGCGATGAATAGCTATTATCAGAATGGTCCTAAGCCAAACTGGCAAACAGATTATATTAGTGCTTATGCTACTATGCACCCTTGGGAGGATTTTGCTGAGACTTTTGGCGCTTATCTGGATATGGTAGCAGTTCTGGATACGGCTGAGCACGTTGCACTAACTATCAATGAACCTATTGAGAACTCAGGAAATGAGTTGTTAAATATGCTACAACGTTATGAATTATTGGGGATTAAAATCAACGAAATGAACCGCACTATGGGTCTACTGGATCTGGTACCAGAAGTATTTACAGCAGGTGTAGTCAGAAAGATGCAATTTATTCACTGGCTTGTAAAAAAGTCCAGTATGTTGCTTCGTATGCCTGCCCAGCAAACAGTAGGAGCCTGA